In Carya illinoinensis cultivar Pawnee chromosome 10, C.illinoinensisPawnee_v1, whole genome shotgun sequence, one DNA window encodes the following:
- the LOC122278378 gene encoding NDR1/HIN1-like protein 6, with protein sequence MADLEEHDSDESRPILLDDYSESESSLCCLFLQVLIVLGFFSVVIWVSVTPKSPIYLITNAYIPALDAWNSTSNYSHNTSFFLNLEFFNPNEKMSIYYSDICINLYYSSTDALVGSSSLPGFYQGYKKTTPYEVFVNADKQLWKGNITNGTKEFKACMENDVQYKIVGFKVKHQYRIYKEAYVSVDSNGKMIGEKNIKLHHTSKTITKH encoded by the coding sequence ATGGCTGATCTCGAAGAACACGACTCTGATGAATCTCGCCCTATTCTGCTCGATGACTACTCTGAATCTGAATCTTCTCTATGCTGCTTGTTTCTTCAAGTTTTAATAGTTCTGGGATTTTTCTCAGTGGTAATATGGGTAAGTGTAACTCCGAAGAGTCCCATTTACCTCATCACCAACGCCTACATTCCAGCCTTGGATGCTTGGAATTCTACATCAAATTACAGCCATAATACCTCATTTTTCTTGAATCTCGAGTTCTTCAACCCCAACGAAAAGATGAGCATCTACTACAGTGACATCTGCATAAACTTGTACTACAGTAGTACTGATGCACTCGTTGGCTCCAGCTCTCTGCCTGGTTTCTATCAAGGATACAAAAAGACCACACCATATGAAGTGTTTGTGAATGCTGACAAACAATTATGGAAAGGGAATATTACCAATGGGACAAAAGAGTTTAAGGCTTGCATGGAGAATGATGTCCAATATAAGATAGTCGGATTCAAGGTAAAGCATCAGTACCGGATATATAAGGAAGCTTATGTGTCGGTTGATTCAAATGGGAAGATGATAGGAGAGAAGAATATAAAGCTACACCACACGTCCAAGACGATCACCAAACATTGA